In the Populus trichocarpa isolate Nisqually-1 chromosome 1, P.trichocarpa_v4.1, whole genome shotgun sequence genome, one interval contains:
- the LOC7470807 gene encoding 65-kDa microtubule-associated protein 1, which yields MAVTDAQNPLVGEATCGTLLQKLQEIWDEVGESDEDRDKMLIQIEQECLDVYKKKVEQAAKSRVQLLEALSDAKIELARLLSALGEKSFAGIPEKTSGTIKEQLAAIAPALEQLWEQKAERVKEFSDVHSQIQKICGEIAGNLNINDAPAVDEADLSLKKLDEYHAQLQELQKEKSGRLHKVLEFVSSVHDLCAVLGMDFFSTVTDVHPSLIDSTGAQSKSISNDTLARLAKTVLALKEDKKQRLHKLQELTNQLIDLWNLMDTPMEERKLFDHVTCNMLASVDEVAVPGALALDLIEQAEVEVERLDQLKASRMKEIAFRKQAELEEIYVHAHIEIDPEAAREKIMTLIDSGNVEPTELLADMDNQISRAKEEALSRKEILDKVEKWMSACEEESWLEDYNRDENRYNASRGAHLNLKRAEKARILVNKIPALVDTLVAKTRAWEEDRGIQFAYDGVPLLAMLDEYAMLRQEREEEKRRMRDQKKFHEQQNTEQDAIFSARPSPARPVGTKKVVGPRANGSANGTPSRRLSLNSNQNGSSSATKGGRRDNRLSAPVNYVSISKDDAASHFSGTDTVSASP from the exons ATGGCAGTCACGGATGCTCAAAACCCTCTTGTTGGAGAAGCAACTTGTGGCACTTTATTGCAAAAGCTCCAG GAAATCTGGGATGAGGTTGGTGAAAGTGACGAGGATCGGGACAAGATGCTCATTCAAATAGAACAAGAGTGCTTGGATGTGTACAAGAAGAAAGTTGAGCAGGCTGCAAAGTCGAGGGTACAGCTTCTTGAGGCCTTATCAGATGCCAAAATTGAACTTGCCCGTCTTCTATCAGCCCTTGGAGAAAAAAGTTTTGCAGGAATT CCTGAGAAGACTTCAGGAACAATCAAGGAACAACTTGCAGCTATAGCACCAGCACTTGAACAGCTGTGGGAACAGAAAGCTGAGAGAGTGAAGGAGTTTTCTGACGTACATTCACAGATTCAGAAGATATGTGGTGAAATTGCTGGGAACTTAAATATCAATGATGCTCCTGCAGTTGATGAAGCTGACTTATCCCTAAAGAAGTTAGATGAATATCATGCCCAACTTCAAGAGcttcaaaaggaaaag aGTGGTAGGTTGCACAAGGTCCTCGAATTTGTAAGCAGTGTGCATGATCTCTGTGCTGTCCTCGGGATGGACTTCTTCAGTACTGTAACTGATGTTCATCCAAGCTTAATTGACTCAACTGGTGCGCAATCAAAAAGTATTAGCAATGATACATTAGCAAGGCTGGCTAAGACAGTCTTAGCGTTAAAAGAAGATAAGAAGCAAAGGCTTCATAAG CTTCAAGAGCTGACAAATCAACTTATTGATCTGTGGAATCTGATGGATACTCCAATGGAAGAAAGGAAATTGTTCGACCATGTAACCTGTAACATGTTGGCTTCAGTTGATGAAGTGGCTGTCCCAGGAGCTCTGGCGCTGGATCTGATTGAGCAG GCTGAGGTTGAAGTTGAAAGGCTTGATCAATTGAAAGCCAGCAGGATGAAAGAAATTGCCTTCAGAAAACAAGCAGAGCTTGAAGAGATATATGTCCATGCTCATATAGAGATAGATCCAGAGGCTGCTCGAGAAAAGATTATGACTCTCATTGATTCTGGAAATGTTGAGCCTACTGAGTTACTGGCTGACATGGACAATCAGATATCAAGAGCCAAAGAAGAAGCTCTAAGCAGAAAAGAAATTTTGGATAAGGTTGAGAAATGGATGTCAGCATGTGAGGAAGAGAGTTGGCTAGAAGACTACAATCGG GATGAAAACAGGTATAATGCAAGCAGAGGTGCACATTTGAATCTCAAACGCGCAGAAAAGGCCCGTATCCTGGTTAACAAAATTCCAG CTTTGGTTGACACCTTGGTTGCCAAAACTCGGGCTTGGGAAGAAGATCGTGGCATACAGTTTGCATATGATGGTGTTCCTCTCCTTGCCATGCTAGATGAATATGCCATGCTCAGAcaggaaagagaagaagagaagcgGAGAATGAGG GATCAGAAGAAGTTCCATGAGCAGCAAAACACAGAACAAGACGCCATTTTCAGTGCAAGACCTAGTCCTGCTCGACCAGTTGGTACGAAGAAGGTGGTTGGTCCCCGTGCAAATGGCAGTGCTAATGGAACTCCAAGCAGGCGGCTATCTCTAAATTCTAATCAAAATGGGAGCAGTTCTGCAACTAAAGGTGGAAGGAGGGATAATAGGCTATCTGCCCCTGTTAACTATGTTTCCATATCGAAAGATGATGCTGCCTCTCATTTTTCCGGCACCGACACGGTTTCTGCTTCACCATGA
- the LOC18095356 gene encoding stigma-specific STIG1-like protein 1 codes for MQLVRIIFIIAITVALSTTLTVKRIGEDEEKPPKDDQSIDTSTRLSQGLNIMHDGKELMPSKRLSRFLAAEKNPRAADHCNKDNEICQILQGKNYKCCNNKCMDLSTDKQNCGACKRKCKYTEDCCRGECVLLSLDKRHCGKCNNRCQKGEFCVYGMCNYP; via the coding sequence ATGCAGCTCGTCCGGATAATCTTCATTATAGCTATAACAGTGGCTCTCTCCACTACTCTCACAGTGAAAAGAATCGGCGAAGATGAAGAGAAACCACCAAAGGATGATCAAAGTATCGATACTTCAACTAGATTGTCACAGGGGCTTAATATTATGCACGATGGAAAGGAGCTAATGCCTTCAAAAAGGTTGAGTCGGTTCCTCGCAGCAGAAAAGAATCCTAGAGCCGCTGACCACTGCAACAAAGACAACGAAATATGCCAGATTCTGCAAGGTAAAAACTATAAATGCTGCAACAACAAGTGCATGGACTTGTCTACAGACAAACAAAATTGCGGTGCATGCAAGAGAAAGTGTAAATACACAGAAGATTGCTGCAGAGGAGAGTGTGTGCTGCTTTCTCTTGATAAGAGGCACTGCGGGAAGTGCAATAACCGGTGCCAGAAAGGTGAATTTTGCGTATATGGAATGTGCAATTACCCATGA